Within the Rosa rugosa chromosome 2, drRosRugo1.1, whole genome shotgun sequence genome, the region CGCtgatttctccctcctccggccactatagcttaAGCCACCTACCATTTCAAGAAACCCAGAAGACGGTGATCATGCTCTCCAAGTGATTTGAACCGATTTGAAGCGTGGACGAAGAAATCAAGCTCGCCGGAAAATTAGAAATTTCCGATTTCACTGACTTTAGGGGTAGGTTTTCAACCCTTTTTACTTTGATTCAGACCtggtgctagttatgaaagttgttcacCATGATGAGACAAATAGATGTATACAGGTTTCACCACGCAATTCGGTGGTTGGCAGCGGCGCCACCTCCGTTTGTGGTTTTacggcggcttccggccaccctAGGGACAATTTATGTTCCTGATTTTGATCTACTCGTCGACACGAGCATATCGATATACAACACTTCaattttggagatcgtatgagcatgctagagttttagggttttcggtccGTGTGGATCCGactgtccgatcgacttgtagttttgatatattgatcgtttaagtattccggagacctcgggtggtctcAAATGtagttttgcctcgattggcattactttcgGGATTATAGTGCAAATGGGGGTTCAAAACTTAATCGTTTTTGATTTGTGTACTAAGTTGTGACATACATTCTTTTGATGATTGACGGAGAGTAGTCGATACCTTATCTCATCGGTAAGAGAAGACGCAATTGGATTTTGAGGTGTAAATCTCATGCGATTCATTTACGAACGAATTTACTTATTCTTCATAATTATGTGataaattgtaaatcgttttcgaaaatgaatatttgttttaaataataggaactcgatcgactacgatTCATAGGACTGCGGTTCACAGGTATGGAAAATGAGttttaagtataaaaatgagtTTCTCGATGTTTTTGNNNNNNNNNNNNNNNNNNNNNNNNNNNNNNNNNNNNNNNNNNNNNNNNNNNNNNNNNNNNNNNNNNNNNNNNNNNNNNNNNNNNNNNNNNNNNNNNNNNNNNNNNNNNNNNNNNNNNNNNNNNNNNNNNNNNNNNNNNNNNNNNNNNNNNNNNNNNNNNNNNNNNNNNNNNNNNNNNNNNNNNNNNNNNNNNNNNNNNNNGTCAAGCATGCGGGCTTGTGTCTTTtaaattgagtttactcatacgagcttcaaaAGCTTACCGAGTTTATTGTttacaacccggtgcactactCCATGGTGTAGCGGTTATTCCTGTAGGTCAAGACCACCAGGGCTGAGTTTGAGGCGTAGTTGCAGCAATTTTAGATTTATAACCTATTTTGTTATCATACTGCTGTATGTGGTACGCTCCTAGCGAGCGTTTACAGTTGTATTTCATTTCCCTCGAGTTTTGTAAACACTTGTTAATGTAATATTCGACTCGAGTGAGTGAATCTTTATTGACATCATGTTTTTGGTTATGTtgttgtttctggtggctttctccgggtacctcacacagaatgctataccgtctggggtaccgatacGCCTCCTAAAttctgtaccaagaacacacgcttagaggagtaaaccgtaccggacggtttacacctctccgatgcttgagtgagaagctaatattgatgtatagtaagtaaatagtagacaaaggagttattacccgtaaaaggtggttgtgctaatgcccttatactcgagcatgtgaaggaagtctcccccatcttcgatgtgggacactagttgttcttctgatgccatatcagtcctcctgtcgtgtaaatagttgggctgtgctggccttgcccagggccctgggtgcccggggtggcatcccaaatgagccccgccatggtgggtcgtgaacccggcccatggcatagtacatgggagtaccgatggggcccagccgatagtgccaaacttagttgagacttccctagtatgtacaagtccctcaagttcccgttcaagatgtttcttgggtggggacttattattgtctcggaagattggcactagtgtgcctatagggagtcccccaagttcccgttcaagggatatcttgagcgggttacgctgtaggtagctaatctacacgctGCGATGGGGTGGgggttgagcctccggtacccaatggggtagagaggacttgactctgatacccgatggggaataggaagtgagcctccggtacccaatggggtagaggatgtgagcctccggtacccgatggggtagagagaagacttgactctgatacccaatggggtagaggaattgactctccggtacccaatggggtagaggatgtgagtctccggtacccaatggggtagagagaggacttggctctgatacccgatggggtagagagagaacttggctctgatacccgatggggtggaGGGATTgactctccggtacccaatggggtagaggaattgGCTCTGATACCCTATGGGGCAGAGAGAGAaattggctctgatacccgatggggtggaggaattgactctccggtacccaatggggtagaggatgtgagtctccggtacccaatggggtagagagaggacttggctctgatacccgatggggtagagagagaacttggctctgatacccgatggggtggaggaagaacttggctctgatacccgatggggtagagagaggaattggctctgatacccgatggggtagagaaagaacttggctctgatacccgatggggtagagagagttggagcctcctggtacccgatggggtaggcggtgcatgtcagccacgtggggcatactgagttgtgcaataaatgcccgtcccctcaactgacggttttcgagacgtgggacacgtgtagtgatcctgTGGTTGTGGGCTTTTCGgcttcaacggccctgatgctttggagattgaatttaagagggaaacagactgtttcccttctcactttctTCGAAATTCTGAGAATCTGAGAAATCGCGTTTTGCCCTCTCACCTCTTGTGCTTCTGTTGCTGTggctgtgaggagtgaagacgaaagcttTAGCCAGATTAGCGACTGCCGgaaagaggtaagagaatgtggtttggttttttttttttttgttttgtgtttctgTTTGACGTGGGTTTGGGCTGCTTCGATTTTGcctgtgtttctgggttttgcgttgaatttctgggcttgctttgaatttctgggttttcatgagtttctgggttttcttgaatttctaggttttgctttgaatttctgggttttgctttgattttctgggttttgctttgaagtggggagtgatccgcgcttcaacgtggtcttagatctggttaggctaacccttgtgcttctgattccagatatagCGAGTTTTGAGGTTTCCGGTATCGTgattaggatggaatcagaaaccaagggtggggatacgGGATCGTCATACCAGTCgtctgccaggcaagctgaagtggataTCGATCGGTACCTAGCTTCAGTAggtcaattagcagagaataccggcTCCTCGAcgggggtgttctcggagagcagtgaggagtccgacgagggtgagagcggGGATGGATCTGTGGAGGCCCCCGTAGTCACGGTGGCAATCCCggagggcataccgaagcctaggtatacacttacggacgggaccgtatgcgacgaacccgggagaagtatgacgatgaaggagatcatcgccatgcgactgaagtgggggATACCGGATGCAGTAGAGCTTAGGCCCCTTAAGGAAGGAGAGATGGCCGCGAATCCTGtcccggggtgggtggcgctgcacgagaaccagttccaccaagggttatcgctaccgctgccccggtgcctacagtatctattgcggatgctgaacctgtcaccggggcagttgaccccgaatgctattcgccaaatatatagtatgatggccatgtgggacttgtgccaacaagggtggccttccgtaaatgaattccgcgcggtacACAGGATCCTGTACTCaaggaagctgtcctgtgcgggtacggtgaccTTTGCCGCTAGGGATTACGAACCATTAGTTACCGACATGCCCTcgtcgatgagcaaaaggtggaggaataaagtGTTTCTAGCTGGTGGGCGATGGCagattaaaaataagaagtggcatcTGACCGGCACTTTCCAAGcaatcggggaccaggcctacactTTATCCGAGGtggaaaggaagaggatagcccgggtatacgctgtttggaatgagaaagagaggagctcttatagatttatccggcactctatactttataggctagggcTAGGATGGCTCCCTGGTGAggctttttaaaaaaaaacttttggcttctttcttcctttttttttttttttactaactatggaactgattgcagtgaaagcaccgaagaggaaaccccggaaaggcaaagaggaggacagaATGGACGATAACCAgttgatggatatgctgatgaaccagggagaagacgccctgcACATTGAggtcgacctagggtcgaaggctacgggTCGGTCCATTGAAGAGACCCTGCTGGAGATCACTGACGCGGGATATGGGGAACCTGATCCCAATGCTCCCGCGACTCAAGTCGAGCAGCCTTCTGCCGCTGACATCATCACCATAGCTGATCCCGGAAGGGAGAAGGTATCGCCCGCCGTTTCCATTTCTTCTCGGTCCACTGGGAGCGACGAGGCCCTGCTTCCCggggagaagaagaggtcacACAGGCACCGGCACCGAGGTGACAAACAGGAGGTTACCTATACCGGCCGGGATGTTAAAGGATCCGGTGCGAAGAGGCAGAAGAGAGAACTTCCGGTACCCGACGCGTCGCCGTCACTTGGCCTACTGGCCCCTGCCATTCCGGTAATCCCtaagaagcccatcaagcagctgctgagtgagtacggggttgctgatgaaaAATTTGTGCAGTCCATGCTTAGCGATCTGAAGGATATTGacctcgaccgggtgcgggccaaggacaatacccccaaagagaatcgccgtctCGCCCGGGAATCTATAATGCGGGTATGGGGTTGCTTCATTCTTGCGACCGGTAccttttgtatatatattttaaccgGTGTGTTTGCAGGCCCTgttcaatgtgtacgcggttgatgccagcgaggaagatactcaactgaaggaggaggttagcaatctctccgggcaggtgaagtatctgcatggtgagaaggccaagctggagaaggagcgggactccttgaggCAAAAGATCGAGTCCTTGACTCCactggttgccgagatggacgcggcaaagcagcggatcgcggagcttgaGGGTGAACTCACCGAGGCGCGGGATGAGGTAAAGAATGCTCGGGACTCGGAGAAGGATGCTGCAGAGTCTGCCACATCATGGAAGGAGAAGGCAGACTACttggaggagcgtcttcccgtGGAGAAGCGCGAGGCCGTGGAGGAGTACAAGGCTTCCGAGGAGCTTATTGCGATGCTtgctgctgcccaagacaaggctgttatcatgaagttcaaggagtgggtggcggccgggtacttggatgaagccaaattcaggcggggccttctcgagaagaagaaagagaaggaggtggcaaccaagtccggtgctggtggatcccaAAGTACCGGTGGCAAGCAGTAGTGGAAATTACcattaactatttttttttttgaaattatccctttcttgaacaatggcgtgattcctgtgcttggtagtccaggcttttgtgaatgtaattttttgaacttgaatgggaattggaaagggattaaaatttctaggattttataccttgctttaagcgtttacttgcatcacttattaccggaatagagtaattgacaacagctatgtccgggaatgcccggtgtaggtaaaaaaaatgctagaaatggtctgaataattcatttttccattcaagtaccacatggtggttaatacagaatgagtacccgatgggtagcttgccatagctgtatggtcaaaaagcaaaagctaggacaagatgctccgggagctacttgtaatagtaccgcaggcgctgggtattccatggatgccgggatacgactccgtccatgtcccggatgaaaaaggttgcagggcctacctcttcaatgatctcataagggcctgtccaggatggatccagtccccggggctctgggtagacctgcttcatgacccagtcccccaatttcAGTGtccgggattgtaccttggcatcgtaatagcgagctatcctccgcttgttagccaagttatgcatgtgtgccacatcccttcgttcctctagcaaatcggcatcgagttgtaggccttccgagttggtacccgcatcgaaatactcgatccggggactctggacctgtgtttcaatagggagtaccgcttctgtcccgaaagccatgcagaatggggtctccccggtggcctc harbors:
- the LOC133730724 gene encoding uncharacterized protein LOC133730724, which encodes MRLKWGIPDAVELRPLKEGEMAANPVPGWVALHENQFHQGLSLPLPRCLQYLLRMLNLSPGQLTPNAIRQIYSMMAMWDLCQQGWPSVNEFRAVHRILYSRKLSCAGTVTFAARDYEPLVTDMPSSMSKRWRNKVFLAGGRWQIKNKKWHLTGTFQAIGDQAYTLSEVERKRIARVYAVWNEKERSSYRFIRHSILYRLGLGWLPVKAPKRKPRKGKEEDRMDDNQLMDMLMNQGEDALHIEVDLGSKATGRSIEETLLEITDAGYGEPDPNAPATQVEQPSAADIITIADPGREKVSPAVSISSRSTGSDEALLPGEKKRSHRHRHRGDKQEVTYTGRDVKGSGAKRQKRELPVPDASPSLGLLAPAIPVIPKKPIKQLLSEYGVADEKFVQSMLSDLKDIDLDRVRAKDNTPKENRRLARESIMRVWGCFILATGTFCIYILTGVFAGPVQCVRG